The Burkholderia ubonensis genome has a window encoding:
- the asnB gene encoding asparagine synthase (glutamine-hydrolyzing), giving the protein MCGIDGFLNSAAFDEETARATLARMTASLAHRGPDAQGTWLDAQAGIALGHRRLAIVDLSVHGRQPMASACGRFVLVFNGEIYNHRALRAELERTGRAPAWRGHSDTEVLLAAIAAWGVEAALRRATGMFAIALWNRESRVLTLARDRIGEKPLYYGRIGDALVFASELKALRSFPGFDGAIDRDALCLYLRQSSVPAPYTIYRGIRKLPPGTFIQFEHARDTPRVRAYWTLEHAIEAGRAEPFEGTAQEAVGLLDGILRKAVAQQMEADVPLGAFLSGGVDSSAIVALMQAQSAAPVDTFTIGFHEAGYDEAGYAKAVARHLGTRHTELYVTADHALAVVPKLPSIYDEPFSDASQIPTFLVAELTRRHVKVSLSGDGGDELFGGYTRYFLTPRLWRKLHRVPAAVRARIAAALHALRPDHADQLAAVAQSAWSGAEARETPPRIGDRLHKLGHVMTADSRIGLYRLLMSAVHHPERIALAGQEPPTPLDTASAWPADLTFAEQAMAIDTLTYLPTDILTKVDRAAMAVSLETRMPFLDHHVVEFAWRLPAAVRLPDGQSKALLRRLLDAYVPAPLIDRPKQGFCAPIDHWLRGSLRDWAQALLHPARLREEGFFDAAAVERLWRQHQTGRMNWQHQLWTVLMFQAWLEGQRAV; this is encoded by the coding sequence ATGTGCGGAATCGACGGCTTTTTGAACAGCGCCGCTTTCGATGAGGAGACAGCCCGCGCGACGCTCGCGCGGATGACGGCGAGCCTCGCGCATCGCGGGCCCGACGCGCAGGGAACCTGGCTCGATGCGCAAGCCGGGATCGCGCTCGGCCACCGGCGGCTCGCGATCGTCGATCTGTCGGTGCACGGCCGCCAGCCGATGGCGTCCGCGTGCGGACGCTTCGTCCTCGTCTTCAACGGCGAAATCTACAACCACCGGGCGCTGCGCGCGGAGCTGGAGCGCACCGGCCGCGCGCCGGCATGGCGCGGACACTCGGACACCGAAGTGCTGCTCGCGGCGATCGCCGCGTGGGGCGTCGAGGCGGCGCTGCGCCGCGCGACCGGCATGTTCGCGATCGCGCTCTGGAACCGGGAGTCGCGCGTGCTGACGCTCGCGCGCGACCGGATCGGCGAGAAGCCGCTCTATTACGGCCGGATCGGCGACGCGCTGGTGTTCGCGTCCGAGCTGAAGGCGCTGCGCAGCTTTCCGGGCTTCGACGGCGCGATCGATCGCGATGCGCTGTGCCTGTACCTGCGGCAGTCGAGCGTGCCCGCGCCGTACACGATCTATCGCGGCATCCGCAAGCTGCCGCCCGGGACGTTCATCCAGTTCGAGCATGCGCGCGACACGCCGCGCGTGCGCGCGTACTGGACGCTCGAACACGCGATCGAGGCCGGCCGCGCGGAGCCGTTCGAAGGCACCGCGCAGGAGGCGGTCGGCCTGCTCGACGGGATTCTCCGCAAGGCCGTTGCGCAGCAAATGGAGGCCGACGTGCCGCTCGGCGCATTCCTGTCGGGCGGCGTCGATTCGTCGGCGATCGTCGCGCTGATGCAGGCGCAATCGGCGGCGCCGGTCGACACTTTCACGATCGGCTTCCACGAGGCCGGCTACGACGAGGCCGGCTATGCGAAGGCGGTTGCGCGCCATCTCGGCACGCGGCATACCGAGCTGTACGTGACCGCGGATCACGCGCTCGCGGTCGTGCCGAAGCTGCCGTCGATCTACGACGAGCCGTTTTCCGACGCGTCGCAGATTCCGACCTTCCTCGTCGCCGAGCTGACGCGCCGCCACGTGAAGGTGAGCCTGTCCGGCGACGGCGGCGACGAGCTGTTCGGCGGCTACACGCGCTATTTCCTGACGCCGCGCCTGTGGCGCAAGCTGCATCGCGTGCCGGCGGCCGTACGCGCGCGGATCGCCGCCGCGCTGCATGCGCTGCGGCCCGATCACGCCGACCAGCTCGCGGCGGTCGCGCAGAGCGCGTGGAGCGGCGCCGAAGCGCGCGAGACCCCGCCGCGCATCGGCGACCGGCTGCACAAGCTCGGCCATGTGATGACCGCCGACAGCCGCATCGGGCTGTACCGGCTGCTGATGTCGGCGGTGCATCATCCGGAGCGCATCGCGCTCGCGGGGCAGGAGCCGCCGACGCCGCTCGACACCGCGAGCGCATGGCCCGCGGATTTGACCTTCGCCGAGCAGGCGATGGCGATCGACACGCTCACGTACCTGCCGACCGACATCCTGACCAAGGTCGATCGCGCGGCGATGGCCGTCAGCCTCGAGACGCGGATGCCGTTCCTCGATCACCACGTCGTCGAATTCGCGTGGCGGCTGCCCGCGGCGGTGCGGTTGCCGGACGGCCAGTCGAAGGCGCTGCTGCGCCGCCTGCTCGATGCGTACGTGCCGGCGCCGCTGATCGACCGGCCGAAGCAGGGCTTCTGCGCGCCGATCGATCACTGGCTGCGCGGCTCGCTGCGCGACTGGGCGCAGGCGCTGCTGCATCCCGCGCGGCTGCGCGAGGAGGGCTTCTTCGATGCGGCGGCGGTCGAGCGGTTGTGGCGGCAGCACCAGACCGGCCGGATGAACTGGCAGCATCAGCTATGGACGGTGCTGATGTTCCAGGCGTGGCTCGAGGGACAGCGCGCGGTGTGA
- a CDS encoding EscU/YscU/HrcU family type III secretion system export apparatus switch protein has translation MAEKNQKPSAKRLREAREKGDVPKSAETISSAFFVGACVALAVGLGALFERLQGLFRLVFDAAGAADPGARLAALVGSAARDWMTLSAEIVGAGLMLGLLAGFVQVGGVMAWSRLVPQLSRLNPAEGLKNMASLRNVVNLVKMLLKTVLLVATLGWLIVESLDPAVQSGFTRPMSILALIVKLLMLLFGWAALVYVVMAIIDIVHQHHEFNKKMKMSIDEVRREHKDDEGDPHIQAKRRQLARELQYASLQDRIDFASVVVYSSRVAVALYYGGMGSLPWVLARGEGEAAERIVRLARDALRPTLANVGLAQALYDSTPENGTIQPRHFREVAALLKWATGAN, from the coding sequence ATGGCCGAGAAGAACCAGAAGCCGAGCGCGAAGCGCCTGCGCGAGGCGCGCGAGAAAGGCGATGTGCCGAAGAGCGCCGAGACGATCTCGTCGGCGTTTTTCGTCGGCGCATGCGTCGCGCTCGCGGTCGGGCTCGGCGCGCTGTTCGAGCGCCTGCAGGGGCTGTTCCGGCTCGTGTTCGATGCGGCCGGCGCGGCCGATCCCGGCGCGCGGCTCGCGGCGCTCGTCGGCAGCGCCGCGCGCGACTGGATGACGCTGTCGGCGGAGATCGTCGGGGCGGGCCTCATGCTCGGGCTGCTCGCGGGTTTCGTGCAGGTCGGCGGCGTGATGGCGTGGAGCCGCCTCGTGCCGCAGCTGTCGCGGCTCAACCCGGCCGAAGGGCTGAAGAACATGGCGTCGCTGCGCAACGTCGTCAATCTCGTGAAGATGCTGCTGAAGACGGTGCTGCTCGTCGCGACGCTCGGCTGGCTGATCGTCGAGTCGCTCGATCCGGCCGTGCAATCCGGCTTCACACGGCCGATGTCGATCCTCGCGCTGATCGTGAAGCTGCTGATGCTGCTGTTCGGCTGGGCGGCGCTCGTCTATGTCGTGATGGCGATCATCGACATCGTTCACCAGCATCACGAGTTCAACAAGAAGATGAAGATGTCGATCGACGAGGTGCGGCGCGAGCACAAGGACGACGAGGGCGATCCGCACATCCAGGCGAAGCGGCGGCAGCTCGCGCGCGAACTGCAGTATGCGTCGCTGCAGGACCGGATCGATTTCGCATCGGTGGTCGTTTATTCGTCGCGCGTCGCGGTCGCGCTGTACTACGGCGGGATGGGCTCGCTGCCGTGGGTGCTCGCGCGCGGCGAGGGCGAGGCGGCCGAGCGGATCGTCCGGCTCGCGCGCGACGCGCTGCGCCCGACGCTCGCGAACGTCGGGCTTGCGCAGGCGCTGTACGACTCGACGCCGGAAAACGGCACGATCCAGCCGCGGCATTTCCGCGAAGTGGCGGCGCTGCTGAAGTGGGCGACGGGCGCGAATTGA
- the sctT gene encoding type III secretion system export apparatus subunit SctT, producing MLDQATGFNDVAGALRPLLYVMPRLLPIMFVVPVFNEQIVTGLVRNGIAVVIAAFVAPAIDPAQVAALPFLMWCLLVAKEAVVGVLLAGAFSAVLFAIQGVGYLIDFQTGSGSAAFFDPMGGHEGGPTSGFLNFVAIALFVTAGGLQVLVQLFAQSYAWWPIGSLGPDFSSMLQTFVVRQTDSIFAWMVKLAAPVVIVLVLVELGIGLVGRSVPQLNIFVFAQPVKSALAMLMMVLFLPVVYAALHALLSPDSGLMALLRALFAPHGAA from the coding sequence ATGCTAGACCAGGCGACCGGTTTCAACGACGTCGCCGGCGCGCTCCGGCCGCTGCTGTACGTGATGCCGCGCCTGCTGCCGATCATGTTCGTCGTGCCCGTGTTCAACGAGCAGATCGTCACGGGGCTCGTGCGCAACGGGATCGCCGTGGTGATCGCCGCGTTCGTCGCGCCCGCGATCGATCCCGCGCAGGTCGCCGCGCTGCCGTTCCTGATGTGGTGCCTGCTGGTCGCGAAGGAGGCGGTGGTCGGGGTGCTGCTCGCGGGCGCGTTCAGCGCGGTGCTGTTCGCGATCCAGGGCGTCGGCTACCTGATCGACTTCCAGACCGGCAGCGGCAGCGCCGCGTTCTTCGATCCGATGGGCGGGCACGAGGGCGGCCCGACGTCCGGCTTCCTCAATTTCGTCGCGATCGCGCTGTTCGTCACCGCGGGCGGGCTGCAGGTGCTCGTGCAGCTGTTTGCGCAATCGTACGCGTGGTGGCCGATCGGCTCGCTCGGCCCGGATTTCTCGTCGATGCTGCAGACCTTCGTGGTGCGGCAGACCGACTCGATCTTCGCATGGATGGTGAAACTCGCCGCGCCGGTCGTGATCGTGCTGGTGCTCGTCGAGCTGGGCATCGGCCTCGTCGGGCGCTCGGTGCCGCAGCTCAACATCTTCGTGTTCGCGCAGCCGGTGAAGAGTGCGCTCGCGATGCTGATGATGGTGCTGTTCCTGCCGGTCGTCTATGCGGCGCTGCACGCGCTGCTGAGCCCCGACAGCGGGCTGATGGCGCTGCTGCGCGCGCTGTTCGCGCCGCACGGCGCGGCGTGA
- the sctN gene encoding type III secretion system ATPase SctN produces the protein MSAPLDEAGAPAGDGDAAPFDRGRLVGELDAGLAFFSPVSVQGRVNHAVGQILNATGIRARLGEICELRTPGQPTLLAEVVGFSRQTTLLTPLGDVAGLSPETTVVPSGREHVFPVGEGLYGRVLDGLGRPLDARGPVTGAAWVSTQQDPPNPLARQMIDTPFPTGVRVIDGLMTLGVGQRVGIFAPSGVGKSTLLGMIARGARADVNVIALVGERGREVREFIEHALSPEVRARSIVVVSTSDRPAMERVKSALVATAIAEHFRDEGKRVLLLVDSLTRFARAQREVGLASGEPPTRRSFPPSTFAVLPRLLERAGQGARGSITALYTVLVEGDEESDPIAEEVRSILDGHIVLSRKIALANRYPAIDVLASLSRVMPLVANRAHQQAAARVRELIAKYQEIELLVQIGEYREGSDRLGDLALRARDAIAAFCAQASHEDVRFDALLAKLTRLANDHV, from the coding sequence ATGAGCGCGCCGCTCGACGAAGCCGGCGCGCCGGCCGGCGACGGCGACGCCGCGCCGTTCGATCGCGGCCGGCTCGTCGGCGAGCTCGACGCGGGGCTCGCGTTCTTCTCGCCGGTGTCGGTGCAGGGCCGTGTCAATCACGCGGTCGGGCAGATCCTCAACGCGACCGGCATCCGCGCGCGGCTCGGCGAGATCTGCGAGCTGCGCACGCCCGGCCAGCCGACGCTGCTCGCCGAAGTGGTCGGCTTCTCGCGACAGACGACGCTGCTCACGCCGCTCGGCGACGTCGCCGGGCTGTCGCCGGAGACGACCGTCGTGCCGTCCGGCCGGGAGCACGTGTTTCCGGTGGGCGAAGGCCTGTACGGCCGCGTGCTCGACGGGCTCGGCCGGCCGCTCGACGCGCGCGGCCCCGTGACGGGTGCGGCGTGGGTGTCGACCCAGCAGGACCCGCCGAACCCGCTCGCGCGGCAGATGATCGACACGCCGTTTCCGACCGGCGTGCGCGTGATCGACGGCCTGATGACGCTCGGCGTCGGGCAGCGGGTCGGCATCTTCGCGCCGTCCGGCGTCGGCAAGAGCACGCTGCTCGGGATGATCGCGCGCGGCGCGCGCGCCGACGTGAACGTGATCGCGCTCGTCGGCGAGCGTGGCCGCGAGGTGCGCGAGTTCATCGAGCATGCGCTGTCGCCGGAGGTGCGCGCGCGCTCGATCGTCGTCGTGTCGACGTCGGACCGTCCCGCGATGGAGCGCGTGAAATCCGCGCTCGTCGCGACCGCGATCGCCGAGCATTTTCGTGACGAGGGCAAGCGCGTGCTGCTGCTCGTCGATTCGCTGACGCGCTTCGCGCGCGCGCAGCGCGAGGTCGGGCTCGCGAGCGGCGAGCCGCCGACGCGCCGCAGCTTTCCGCCGTCGACGTTCGCGGTGCTGCCGCGCCTGCTCGAACGCGCGGGGCAGGGCGCGCGCGGGTCGATCACCGCGCTGTACACGGTGCTCGTCGAAGGCGACGAGGAATCCGATCCGATCGCGGAGGAAGTGCGCTCGATCCTCGACGGCCACATCGTGCTGTCGCGCAAGATCGCGCTCGCGAACCGCTACCCGGCGATCGACGTGCTCGCGAGCCTGTCGCGCGTGATGCCGCTCGTCGCGAACCGTGCGCACCAGCAGGCGGCCGCGCGCGTGCGCGAGCTGATCGCGAAGTACCAGGAGATCGAGCTGCTGGTGCAGATCGGCGAGTACCGCGAAGGCAGCGACCGGCTCGGCGATCTCGCGCTGCGCGCGCGCGACGCGATCGCCGCGTTCTGCGCGCAGGCGTCGCATGAGGACGTGCGCTTCGATGCGCTGCTCGCGAAGCTGACGCGGCTCGCGAACGATCATGTCTGA
- the sctL gene encoding type III secretion system stator protein SctL: MGLAFLITSDNLQLLSERKVLKEREYAALLDASAVIATAHEEAARIVADAQREFDRRQAAGYEEGMRRAQREQAAQAYAQSLAAARTMESMKDAMAEIVVKAVRAIVGEMSTQTLYAAALARIAPLVRDEAFLTVRIAPGREDEMREALAGAFAGQSNRQKIRIVEDAQLERHACTVETPSGRIDASLDLQIDALRQAIRRDALKGAVKGAVR; the protein is encoded by the coding sequence ATGGGACTGGCTTTTCTGATCACGAGCGACAACCTGCAGCTGCTGTCGGAGCGCAAGGTGCTCAAGGAGCGCGAGTACGCGGCGCTGCTCGACGCATCCGCGGTGATCGCCACCGCGCACGAGGAGGCCGCGCGCATCGTCGCCGACGCGCAGCGCGAATTCGACAGGCGGCAGGCGGCCGGCTACGAGGAAGGGATGCGGCGCGCGCAGCGGGAGCAGGCCGCGCAGGCCTACGCGCAGTCGCTCGCCGCCGCGCGCACGATGGAGTCGATGAAGGATGCGATGGCCGAAATCGTCGTCAAGGCCGTGCGCGCGATCGTCGGCGAGATGAGCACGCAGACGCTGTACGCGGCCGCGCTCGCGCGCATCGCGCCGCTCGTGCGCGACGAGGCGTTCCTGACCGTGCGCATCGCGCCGGGCCGCGAGGACGAGATGCGCGAAGCGCTCGCGGGCGCGTTCGCCGGCCAGTCGAACCGGCAGAAGATCCGCATCGTCGAGGACGCGCAGCTCGAACGCCACGCATGCACGGTCGAGACGCCGTCCGGCCGGATCGACGCGAGTCTCGACCTGCAGATCGACGCGCTGCGACAGGCGATCCGCCGCGACGCGCTGAAGGGCGCCGTGAAGGGCGCCGTGCGATGA
- a CDS encoding SctK family type III secretion system sorting platform protein, translating to MSDPRAFVAAGDPAPGDPAPGAAPLPWLQPLAPPPAARRAAFHRLVCDFNLRPDRYLHVTRVPADWPARYRSPDAFGPAGRKLVARHLLDAHDVAGRHDFDAANPCARLALLPGAALEQLASYAGLLLHRTWLRDALAVRRMRAEVAAKLGGDALDLALERAPEFGALADTLEPWRGEPAALPAVIRARGGRLLADFIGAAGDAVARRVTLKFNRAIDAEAPYWLNRAQRDQFGELLFLFLIPERLASWDWLF from the coding sequence ATGAGCGATCCGCGCGCGTTTGTGGCGGCAGGCGACCCTGCGCCCGGCGACCCTGCGCCCGGCGCCGCGCCGCTGCCGTGGCTGCAGCCGCTCGCGCCGCCGCCCGCGGCGCGGCGCGCCGCGTTCCACCGGCTCGTATGCGACTTCAACCTGCGTCCCGACCGCTATCTGCACGTGACGCGCGTGCCGGCCGACTGGCCCGCGCGCTACCGGTCGCCGGACGCGTTCGGCCCGGCCGGGCGCAAGCTGGTCGCGCGCCACTTGCTCGACGCGCACGACGTGGCCGGCCGCCACGACTTCGACGCCGCGAACCCGTGCGCGCGGCTCGCGCTGCTGCCCGGCGCGGCGCTCGAGCAGCTTGCTTCCTATGCGGGGCTGCTGCTGCATCGCACGTGGCTGCGCGATGCGCTCGCGGTGCGCCGGATGCGTGCGGAAGTCGCCGCGAAGCTCGGCGGCGACGCGCTCGACCTCGCGCTCGAACGCGCGCCCGAATTCGGCGCGCTCGCGGATACGCTCGAACCGTGGCGCGGCGAGCCGGCGGCGCTGCCCGCGGTGATCCGCGCGCGCGGCGGCCGGCTGCTGGCGGATTTCATCGGCGCGGCGGGTGACGCGGTCGCGCGGCGCGTGACGCTGAAGTTCAACCGCGCGATCGACGCCGAGGCGCCGTACTGGCTGAACCGCGCGCAGCGCGACCAGTTCGGCGAACTGCTGTTCCTGTTTCTGATTCCCGAGAGGCTTGCGTCATGGGACTGGCTTTTCTGA
- the sctJ gene encoding type III secretion system inner membrane ring lipoprotein SctJ, which produces MTTIDSTPRAAAWRSRAARALLAGLLVLLAGCQKELYSGLSEADANQMIAVLGDAGIDASKDNDARDTSDRDAWQVSVADGDLHAALSVLRANGLPKPRHASLGELFQKQGLVSTPAEERVRYLYGVSQDLSRTLQDIEGVVVARVQVVIPENDPLADKIRPSSAAVYIRYRPGVDLRAMAPMVKDLVAHSIEGLQYDNVSLFLQPAAERAARVDGIGSALADIVRLRSPLGWLVFALILLTGAVIALSAARRGMFGARLAGLLGVARGAQANANGGAGGGSLRTPDGARDGA; this is translated from the coding sequence ATGACGACGATCGATTCGACGCCGCGCGCTGCTGCGTGGCGCAGCCGGGCGGCGCGTGCGCTGCTCGCGGGCCTGCTCGTGCTGCTCGCCGGCTGCCAGAAGGAGCTGTACTCGGGCCTGTCGGAGGCCGACGCGAACCAGATGATCGCGGTGCTCGGCGACGCGGGCATCGACGCGTCGAAGGACAACGACGCGCGCGATACGTCGGACCGCGACGCGTGGCAGGTCAGCGTCGCCGACGGCGACCTGCACGCGGCGCTCTCGGTGCTGCGCGCGAACGGGCTGCCGAAGCCGCGCCATGCGAGCCTCGGCGAGCTGTTCCAGAAGCAGGGGCTGGTGTCGACGCCGGCCGAGGAGCGCGTGCGCTACCTGTACGGCGTGTCGCAGGACCTGTCGCGCACGCTGCAGGACATCGAGGGCGTGGTGGTCGCGCGCGTGCAGGTCGTGATCCCCGAGAACGACCCGCTCGCGGACAAGATCCGGCCGTCGTCGGCCGCGGTCTACATCCGCTACCGGCCCGGCGTCGACCTGCGCGCGATGGCGCCGATGGTCAAGGATCTCGTCGCGCACAGCATCGAGGGGCTGCAGTACGACAACGTGTCGCTGTTCCTGCAGCCGGCCGCCGAACGCGCGGCGCGCGTCGACGGCATCGGCAGCGCGCTGGCCGACATCGTGCGGCTGCGCTCGCCGCTCGGCTGGCTCGTGTTCGCGCTGATCCTGCTGACCGGCGCGGTGATCGCGCTGTCGGCCGCGCGGCGCGGGATGTTCGGCGCGCGGCTCGCGGGCCTGCTCGGCGTGGCGCGCGGCGCGCAGGCGAACGCGAACGGCGGCGCGGGCGGTGGTTCGCTGCGCACGCCGGATGGCGCGCGCGACGGCGCATGA
- the sctD gene encoding type III secretion system inner membrane ring subunit SctD, translated as MSTTAIDPHGDGALPGGAAGGAAGVVGAGGAGGAAAALASPWNLCFLSGPMYGRTMSLARGANWIGTSADCEVILPDREIGAKQVCLQVGALAVTVQNHGGDAGAPVLFNDAPLGASRRSLTPQDVVTIGTIRLGIARHAQASVAVPDETGAPEAAREAAWLGWLTGGLRRLGSRRLVIAVVALWVGALLGALGYGFVAWSGRLPWQHESVLARTHRLQRLLHAYPELAVSPRDDGALVSGYVSDAAARERVAQIVAGVDNAALGNLYVVSDLVATAQTYFSDTALTVTYLGRGRIELTGAAARAQIEPRIRNYMKDARPALEVVDHVRDAEAAAPRTTATLGGSAGIPEITTVFAGDGDQRYIETVDGSRYFEGAKLKEGPTVVSIGADEVVFERNGQRITMPLGGVQAPAASPAPPVPPVASGAAAGVAQPVPGPALLPEAPATPTTTPAVAAAGAAKDATKDAAH; from the coding sequence ATGTCGACGACCGCCATTGATCCGCACGGCGACGGCGCGTTGCCCGGCGGCGCGGCAGGCGGCGCTGCGGGCGTCGTCGGTGCAGGCGGTGCAGGCGGTGCCGCGGCCGCACTCGCGTCGCCGTGGAACCTGTGTTTTCTCAGCGGACCGATGTACGGCCGCACGATGTCGCTCGCGCGCGGCGCGAACTGGATCGGCACGTCGGCCGACTGCGAAGTGATCCTGCCCGATCGCGAGATCGGCGCGAAACAGGTGTGCCTGCAGGTCGGCGCGCTCGCGGTGACCGTGCAGAACCACGGCGGGGACGCTGGCGCGCCGGTGCTGTTCAACGACGCGCCGCTCGGCGCGAGCCGCCGCTCGCTGACGCCGCAGGACGTGGTGACGATCGGCACGATCAGGCTCGGCATCGCGCGGCATGCGCAGGCGAGCGTCGCGGTGCCCGACGAGACCGGCGCGCCGGAGGCCGCGCGCGAAGCGGCATGGCTCGGCTGGCTCACGGGCGGGCTGCGCCGGCTCGGCAGCCGGCGGCTCGTGATCGCGGTCGTCGCGCTGTGGGTCGGCGCGCTGCTCGGCGCGCTCGGCTACGGGTTCGTCGCATGGTCCGGCCGGCTGCCGTGGCAGCACGAGTCGGTGCTCGCGCGCACGCACCGGCTGCAGCGGCTGCTGCATGCGTATCCGGAGCTGGCCGTGTCGCCGCGCGACGACGGCGCGCTCGTGTCCGGCTACGTGAGCGATGCGGCCGCGCGCGAGCGCGTCGCGCAGATCGTCGCGGGCGTCGACAACGCGGCGCTCGGCAATCTGTACGTGGTGAGCGACCTCGTCGCGACCGCGCAGACCTATTTCAGCGACACGGCGCTGACGGTGACCTATCTCGGCCGCGGCCGGATCGAGCTGACGGGCGCGGCCGCGCGCGCGCAGATCGAGCCGCGGATCCGCAACTACATGAAGGACGCGCGTCCGGCGCTCGAGGTCGTCGATCACGTGCGCGACGCGGAAGCTGCAGCGCCGCGCACGACGGCCACGCTCGGCGGCTCGGCCGGGATTCCCGAGATCACGACCGTGTTCGCTGGCGACGGCGACCAGCGCTACATCGAGACCGTGGACGGCAGCCGCTATTTCGAGGGCGCGAAGCTGAAGGAAGGGCCGACCGTCGTGTCGATCGGCGCGGACGAAGTGGTGTTCGAGCGTAACGGCCAGCGCATCACGATGCCGCTCGGCGGCGTGCAGGCGCCCGCGGCGTCGCCGGCGCCGCCCGTGCCGCCGGTCGCGAGCGGCGCCGCGGCCGGCGTCGCGCAGCCGGTGCCGGGGCCGGCGCTGCTGCCGGAAGCGCCAGCGACGCCGACTACGACGCCCGCCGTCGCCGCGGCCGGCGCAGCAAAGGACGCAACGAAGGACGCGGCGCACTAG